A region of the Callithrix jacchus isolate 240 chromosome 5, calJac240_pri, whole genome shotgun sequence genome:
gggtttcatcatgttgaccagtatggtctcgatctcttgacctcatgatccacctgcctcggcctcccaaagtgctgggattacaggcgtgagcaccgcgcccggcgacttttttttttttttaggggacagtgtctcactccatcacccagtctggagtgcagtggcgcaatcatagctcactgcaggctcaacctttgggctcaagtgattctcccacctcagcctcccaagtagcaggaagtATCTTATTTTGCCtagaggtggagtctcaccatgttgtctagtctggtctcaagggatcctcttgccttggccttccaaagtggtgggattacaggaataagccaccgtgcccagcctaaatgaaCATTTTTGAATCTAATTCTAGTAGCAGTGCAAGAGGATGGagtagagggagggaggaaaattcAGATCATTTTAGAGACCACTAAAGATAAGAATCTAGACTAAGGCAATGAGCATTGAGGATTAAGCTTCTTTGGGTTTTACTAAAATTTTTGTTGCTATAATTacaatctctctttttttaaattttttaaaatttatttttattttattattatttattttatttttttttttgagacagagttttgctcttgttacccaggctggaatgcaaaggcatgatcttggctcacctcaacctccgcctcctggcttcaggcaattctcctgcctcagcctcctgagtagctgggattacaggcacgtgccaccctgcccagctaatttttgtatttttagtagagacggggtttcatcatgttgaccaggatggtctcaatcttttgaccttgtgatccacccgcctcggcctcccaaagtgctgggattacaggtgtgagccaccacgcccagccctctttttgttttaattctgttattCTGAAGATCACAACACATAGGTGTTTAGAAATAAAAGGACTGAGAATTCTCTCATGGAACAAAGTAGACTCATCTCAGTTGGCATTGCCTTCTCCCACTAGACTCATCTCAGTTGGCATTGCCTTCTCCCATTCCCTTAGGGAGCCCAAATTCTGGGTCTGTCTCTCATCCTAGAGGGTCTTTGTACCTAGGAGTTAGGATGAGCCCTGCCTTGCCATTGATTACCTTTACTTATTTCCACCAGCCTGATGACCATGGTACAATCAATGACATTCCTGTGCTGAAAGTGACTCGCCGTGGGGAACAGGCTGATCATTTCACACAGACACCGCTGGAGCCAGGAAGCCAAGTTCTGGTCCAGGTAGACTGGGAGCGGAGGTTTGACCACATGCAGCAGCATTCAGGTAAGGGCTGGGATGGGGGACATAACACCGGGGCAGTTGCCATGTATGGGGATGCCGTGATGACTGAGATGTGGTTTGGGTTCTCTAGGAGTTAACCATTTAAAAGAGACAGACTGTTCAGAATCAGCTGTGATTCAGAAAGGATATGCTAAATGTTATAACAGCAACATGAACAACTGAAGTGAAAAAAGGTATTAGAATAACTGCTGGATTTAGGTATTATCAACTGGATTTAGGTTGATAAAATTAGGTATTCTCAACAATTATCACTTGATAGCTCCATCTGGATGTCTCACAGCCTTTTCACACTCAAAATGTCCAGAATGAAATGGAAAGCCTTCCCCGCCCTCCTGGTCTTTCATTAGCATCCTGTGTATTCATGGCAGGGTATCAGCATATACCCTGTCACTCAGGTTCTGGAAGGCATTCCAGATCCCTCTTCAGGCAGAGATAGCCAGCCAGTCACTGAGTCCTGTTGGTTTGTTTTCTAAGTATTTGTCCACTTCTTTCCACTGTCACTGTCATCCTAGTCCCAGCTCCCAACTTTCTTTCTTCTGGACCTAACAGTTTCCTAGTTGATTGCCCCACATTCAGTCTTGCTCCTCTGTAGCCCATTCTCCACATAGCACCAGAACaatctttttttagtttttgagacagtcttgctctgttgcccaggctggagtgcaatggcacgatcttggctcactgtaacctggcctcccaggttcaagtgattctcctgccttggcctcctgagtagctgggattacaggagtgtgccaccatgcccacctaatttttgtatttttagtagagacgaggccacactggccaggctggtctcgaactcctgacctcataatccgtccacctcagcctcccaatgtgctgggattacaggtgtgaacaaccgcacccagctgaagaatcttaaaaatgaaaatatggctgggtgctgtggctcactgctataatcctaccactttgggaggctgagacgaaggatcacttgaggctaggaattctaCACCAACCTGGACAagataatgagaccctgtctcaaaaaataaatataggccccatacagtggctcatgcctgtaatcccagcatttttggaggctgaggtgggcagatcacttgaagtcaggagtcaagaccagcctggtcaacatggtgaaaccccatctctaaaaatacaaaaattagctggtcatggtggtgcgcccCTATATtgtcagctattcgggaggctgaggcaggagaatcacttgaacccaggagctggaggtggcagagagctgagatggcaccactgcatgccagcctcggcgacagaacaagactccgtctcaaaaaaaaaaaaccaaaacatgaagtagaaatgtaaataagaaaaataaaaacaaaaaataaataatatttaaaatgaaataaattttaaaaagtgaaaatattatgtcactcctctgcttaaaGCTCTTCAGAGGCTTCCTGTAGGTCCTTGTGTGAAGCCAAACTTTTTACCGTGGTATACAAGCTGTATCTGGGTGGCTCTTGTCTATTGCTCCAGCCTCATTCAGTGCCCCTTCACCTCTTGTTGGCTGCATCCTGCACATGCTGGCTGTGTCTGGATTCCTTTGACATactcagtttctttcttccttgaggCCTTTGGCTGTCTTGTTTCCTCTTCTTTGATAGTCAGttcctgctctttctccttttcctcctcctctttttctttctcctcatcaTCACTCTTGTCAATCAGGGATGCTGCTGTATCTCTGATGTCAAGCCTTGTGCCTTGCATGTGGTAGGTATtctaaatacttgttgaatgaatgaatgctgcaTATTGGAACTTAAGttcggccagatgtggtggctcacacctgtaatcccagcactttgggaggccaaagaatgtggatcacttgatgtcaagagtccaagaccagcctgaccaacttggtaaaactccgtctctactaaaagtacaaaaattagctgggcgtggtggcacacatctgtaatctcagctacttgaggcatgagaatcgatTGATcgtgggagatggaggctgcatcgagccactgcactccagcctgagcaacagaatgagactgtctcaaaaagaaaaggaacttaagttcaagtccagcctctTAAAAGTTATTTGATCTCTAggctttagtttcttcatctgtgaaatggtatCATAAGGCCTCTTGCAGAATTGTCATTGTGATTTTCAATAAAgtatctaggccgggcgcggtggctcacgcctgtaatcccagcgctttgggaggccgaggtgggcagatcacgaggtcaagagatcgagataatccttgtcaacatggtgaaaccccgtctctactaaaaatacaaaaattagctgggcatggtggcacatgcctgtagtcccagctactcgggagtgaggcaggagaattgcttgaacccgggaggcggaggttgcagtgagctgaggtctcaccattgcgttccagcctggctcccggcagcagagagagactgtctcaaaaaaaaaaaaaaaagtatctaaagTGCCTAGCAGCTCTTCAACAAGGAGAATTTCTGTGCTTTTATCATTGTGGCTCTATTTTATCACTGTGAGAGTGTGTAGGCTTCTCACTTTTGTCCTGCCTCTTGCTCTTTTGCTTAGGGCAGCATCTCATCACAGCGGTTGCTGACCATCTATTTAAGCTGAAGACAACATCATGGTGAGTGGGAGGCACAAAACTAACTGTAGGCAGGCccatcccagcactgggagggaggctatggtgggaggatctcttgagcctgggaggtcaaggctgtcgTGAGCTATGATTGCCACCAAATTGCAGCATTGGTGACAGAGCCagcctgactcaaaaaaaaaattggtgagaGGGTATGCTTGTTCCAgtttttagaggaaaagctttcagcctCTTGTTCAGTAAGATGTTATCTGTGGCAACTCTACTTCTGATAGGGAGTTAGGGAGATTTCGGAGTGTGATTGAGCTGGACAGCCCCTCTGTGACTGCAGAGCAAGTAGCTGCCATTGAGCAGAGCGTCAATGAAAAAATCAGAGATCGGCTGCCTGTGAATGTCCAAGAACTGAGCCTGGATGATCCTGAGGTGGAGCAGGTCAGGGTAGAGCCGGGGGGTGGCTTCTGCAGAATGGCTCTCCAAGGGCTCCTCATCAGATTCAGACAGCCCCTCCCCTCTCATTGAGTCCAGGTAAGAGGCCGGGGTTTGCCAGATGATCATGCTGGGCCCATTCGGGTTGTTACCATCAAGGGCGTTGATTCCAACATGTGCTGTGGGACCCATGTGAGCAATCTCAGTGACCTTCAGGTAAGTGAGGAAGGGCTGTGGAGTGGTTGAGACGAAGGACTGGGGGAGAGGGGATCACATGGGGCTGGGAGTGGCAGAGGGGGATAATCGAGGACTCCTGAGTGAAATCTCCCCTTCACTGTTTCAGAGTTGAGGAGGAGATAGgtttctcctgccctcaggttcTAGGATCCATTGTGGTttatgtatgcacatgtgtgtgtgtgttacccCCTTAACTCATGTAGGTCATTAAGATGCTGGGCActgagaaggggaaaaagaacaaaaccaaccTGATATTTCTGGCTGGGAACCGGGTGCTGAAGTGGATGGGGAGAAGTCACGGAACTGAGAAAGCACTGACTGCTCTGCTGAAGTATGCCTCTTCCAGCCCCTTCTACTGCCTCCCATTTCTGAGATTTGGGACATAATCTCTTACCTCTGGGAGACAAGATGCAATCATAAATGATAAAGTGCTTTGGATAGTAAATCAGAACCAcaaaaaatgcttaatttttttgtatcttttctccCAGTTGCCTGAAAGGCCTCCTCAGAATATCTGCAGGGAGGCATCTTAGCAAGAAGGGAATTTGATTTATGCCCCCAACATCAGAAACaactgggaggctgggcaggtcTCCACTGACCTTTCTCTTGCAGGTGTGGAGCAGAGGATCATGTGGAAGCAGTGAAAAAGCTCCAGAACTCCACCAAGCTCCTGCAGAAGGTGATTTATTTCATGGAGGGTGGAGAGGGCATGGGCTCTCCAGACTTGGTCTGCCTAAGCAGATGTGTAGTTTGTCAAAGTGGGAGTGAGGGGATAATGAGGTGGAGGGAAGCTGATACTCTCTATTGTTATCCTTTCCACTTACTGAGTTATCATATCTATTTCAGAATAACCTGAGTCTGCTCAGAGACCTGGCTGTTCACAGTGCCCATCGCCTCAGGAACAGCCCAGACTGGGGAGGTGTGGTTTTATTACACAGGTGAGAAATTAGGAGCTGGAGACAAGGAAGAGGGGCTGTGTTGGGCTTAGGGCTCAGTGTCTTCTCTATATGTAATGTAGAGTGGGAGGTGGGTATCTCACTGGTATTATTAAGGTTGAGAAGATCCTAAGAAATATGATACCTCCCAGGTCTCCTGGGTTTGGTTTGATATTAACATCTTTGGTGTAACTCTATATCTTTCTTCCTTTActgtaactttctttctttctgtctttctttctctctctctctctctttctttctttcttgggatTGAGTCTTACTGTGTccggagtgcagtgtcatgatcttggctcactgtaacctctgcctcctgggttcaagcaattctcatgtttcagcctctcgagtagctgggatcacaggcatgtgccaccatacatggctaacttttgtatttttagtagagatggggattttgctgtgttggccaggttggtctcgaactcctgacctcaagcaatccacctgcctcagcttcccaaagtgctgggattacaggtgtgagccccatgcTCAGCCTGTATCTTTCTTTAGCACTAATCCTTACCTCCTTTACTTGCTAACAGATTTCTGCTTATCCTGGTGAATCCTATTTAAGGGAGATGGAAGCAAACCCAGAGGCTGATTACAAACTGCTGAGAGCCAGCAAGCTTCCCTCTTAGCAGTACCCTCTCTTGGCTATGTGCACAAATAGGCAGCAGCAAGGCCAGCCTCAGAAGGAGGGGCCAGGCTTCCTGCAGTTTCACAGCCACCACTCTAACCTGGGTCTCATGTCTGTGTCCTTTGTTGTAGGAAGGAGGGTGATTCAGAGTTCATGAATATCATTGCCAATGAGATTGGGTCAGAGGTAAGAGGAGCATGAGATTCTCTACCCCAGCCTGAGTAGAGACCTAGGGAGACATATGTGAGGGGTGCGGGTTTAGCTGAAGTCCCTCCACATGAACACATAAGGAGTAGGGAATAGCAATTCATTCAATACTGTTTTCTTAGCACTAGCTGTGCGCCAAGCTCTCGTTTAGGTGTTAAGCTAGATCTATGCTATTGCTCTTTCTGGGGGTGTGATGTTTATCAGCTTCTGGGCTCCTTTTATCAGAGCTCTAGCTCCTCAAAGCCATTCAGGTTTAGGTGTACTGAGGATCCAATGTTAGAAATGTAGGagtgggctgggtgtagtggcccacgcctgtaatcccagcactttgggaggccaaggcgggtagatcacttgaggttaggagttcaagaccagcctggccaacatggtgaaaccccatctctactaaaaatacaaaaattaggctgggcatggtggcttatgcctgtaatcccagcactttgggaggccaaagtgggtgaattgcctgagtcaggagttcgagaccaccctggggcaacatggtgaaaccccatctctactaaaatacaaaaaattagccaggcgtggtggcatgcgcctgtagtcccagctactcgggaggctgaggcatgagatcgcttgaccccagtaggtggaggttgtggtgagctgagattgctccacagcactccagcttacccacagagtgagattctatctcaaaacaaaatgaaacaaattagccaggtgttgtggtgaacacctgtagtcccagctactcgggagattgagacagaagaattgcttgaacccaggaggctgaggttgccatgagccaagattgcaccactgcacttcagtctgggtgacacagattgtgtctcaaaaaaaaaaaagcgaccgggtacaatggctcacgcctgtaatcccagcactttggggaggccgaggtgggtggatcacctgaggtcagaagttccagaccagcctggccaacatggagaaaccttgtctctactaaaaatacaaaattagccaggcgtggtggtgcatgcctgtaatcccagctacttgggaggctgaggcaggagaatgccttgaacctgggaagtggaggttgcagtgagccaagattgcaccattgtattccagcctgggaaacaagagtgaaactctgtctcaaaaaaaaaaaaaggaaatacagccGTGGGCAAGCCTCTTTGAAAGCCGTCCCGtccattttcctcttcctctggcTTTACTTACTCTTCCCGCTCCTGATAGTCTCTTGCCTAGAGATTTCcaggtctctctttttttgtttgtttgttttttagagacagagtcttgctctgttgcccaggctggagtacagtggtgtgattatggctcactgcagtctcaaactcctgggctcaagcagtcctcctgcttcagcctcctgagtagttgggactacaagcatgagccacagtgccccacTATCTCTTTTGTATTTACTCCAGAACCCTTCTTTGGAATGCCTACTGTGGGTAAAGCATTGTGCATCTCT
Encoded here:
- the AARSD1 gene encoding alanyl-tRNA editing protein Aarsd1 isoform X1 yields the protein MAFRCQRDSYARKFTTTVVSCRPAELQTEGSNGKKEVLSGFQVVLEDTLLFPEGGGQPDDHGTINDIPVLKVTRRGEQADHFTQTPLEPGSQVLVQVDWERRFDHMQQHSGQHLITAVADHLFKLKTTSWELGRFRSVIELDSPSVTAEQVAAIEQSVNEKIRDRLPVNVQELSLDDPEVEQVRGRGLPDDHAGPIRVVTIKGVDSNMCCGTHVSNLSDLQVIKMLGTEKGKKNKTNLIFLAGNRVLKWMGRSHGTEKALTALLKCGAEDHVEAVKKLQNSTKLLQKNNLSLLRDLAVHSAHRLRNSPDWGGVVLLHRKEGDSEFMNIIANEIGSEETLLFLTVGDEKGAGLFLLAGPPVAVETLGPRVAEVLEGKGAGKKGRFQGKAMKMSRRPEAQALLQDYISTQSTKE
- the AARSD1 gene encoding alanyl-tRNA editing protein Aarsd1 isoform X2 translates to MAFRCQRDSYARKFTTTVVSCRPAELQTEGSNGKKEVLSGFQVVLEDTLLFPEGGGQPDDHGTINDIPVLKVTRRGEQADHFTQTPLEPGSQVLVQVDWERRFDHMQQHSGQHLITAVADHLFKLKTTSWELGRFRSVIELDSPSVTAEQVAAIEQSVNEKIRDRLPVNVQELSLDDPEVRGRGLPDDHAGPIRVVTIKGVDSNMCCGTHVSNLSDLQVIKMLGTEKGKKNKTNLIFLAGNRVLKWMGRSHGTEKALTALLKCGAEDHVEAVKKLQNSTKLLQKNNLSLLRDLAVHSAHRLRNSPDWGGVVLLHRKEGDSEFMNIIANEIGSEETLLFLTVGDEKGAGLFLLAGPPVAVETLGPRVAEVLEGKGAGKKGRFQGKAMKMSRRPEAQALLQDYISTQSTKE